In the Salvelinus sp. IW2-2015 unplaced genomic scaffold, ASM291031v2 Un_scaffold1676, whole genome shotgun sequence genome, one interval contains:
- the LOC112071661 gene encoding angiomotin-like 2a, protein MRTAEESSGTVLHRLIQEQLRYGNPTDTRTLLAIQQQALRGGSNSSGGGGTGSPRSSLESLTQEESQFIHMSTRQDPQGQEYKGDYNHCESDSVCHLYQLHRHGEELPTYEEAKAHSQYLASVGAQRGQGLEVMEHQGGGQWDLKREHARSLSERLMQLSLDRNGGRCVSRDNLPLSSTQSYPQLSNGHCGPVDHQGPESLQYPDQRGPPPDYYPFLVRPPGYMLSHSQETHGQYHQEPPPPFHPQHRYEPAHAQMIRHSVHSGPEVYMSHSNPSTHNNSAQMDLLRENERLRKELEGYSEKAARLQKLEVEIQKISEAYETLMKGSAKRETLEKTMRNKLESEIKRLHDFNRDLRDRLDTATKQRVTKDVESANQKQQAFAKLLEQNEEQQREVQRLRGSGEGVASAPGGYGWPWGRRDPNLALEEELMGRGRKSLSDDQTAAAVSPLSRPPHQHPRAPLALPLPYSEPQRRDCSSQCDSDVPAQKADLTVDLPSSSDTATAVVEILI, encoded by the exons ATGAGAACTGCTGAGGAGTCTTCTGGCACGGTCCTGCACCGTCTTATCCAGGAGCAGCTCCGTTACGGGAACCCCACAGACACACGTACCCTCCTGGCCATCCAGCAGCAGGCCCTGCGTGGAGGCAGCAACAGCAGCGGAGGAGGCGGTACCGGATCACcccgatcatctctggagagcctGACCCAGGAAGAGTCCCAGTTCATCCACATGTCCACCAGACAGGACCCCCAGGGACAGGAGTACAAGGGAGACTACAACCACTGTGAGAGTGACTCTGTGTGTCACCTCTACCAGCTCCACAGACACGGAGAGGAGCTGCCCACCTATGAGGAGGCCAAGGCCCACTCTCAATATCTGGCCTCGGTAGGGGCCCAGCGTGGTCAGGGTCTTGAGGTGATGGAGCACCAGGGAGGGGGCCAGTGGGACCTGAAACGGGAGCACGCCCGCTCCCTCAGTGAACGGCTCATGCAGCTCTCCCTGGATAGGAATGGTGGAAGATGTGTATCCAGAGACAATCTGCCCCTCAGCTCCACACAGAGTTACCCACAGCTTTCCAATGGCCACTGTGGGCCTGTTGACCACCAGGGACCAGAGTCTCTCCAGTACCCCGATCAGAGGGGACCTCCCCCGGACTACTACCCCTTCCTGGTCAGGCCTCCTGGATACATGCTCAGCCACTCACAGGAGACACACGGACAATACCACCAGGAACCTCCTCCCCCATTCCACCCCCAGCACAG GTATGAACCTGCCCATGCCCAGATGATTCGTCACAGTGTCCATTCTGGTCCAGAGGTCTACATGAGCCACAGCAACCCCAGTACCCACAACAACAGTGCCCAGATGGACCTGTTGAGGGAAAATGAGAGACTGAGGAAAGAGCTGGAGGGGTACAGCGAGAAGGCTGCCAGACTtcagaag CTGGAAGTAGAGATCCAGAAGATATCTGAGGCCTACGAGACCCTGATGAAGGGCTCAGCCAAGAGAGAGACCCTGGAGAAAACCATGAGGAACAAACTGGAGTCAGAGATCAAGAGACTACACGACTTCAACAGAGACCTCAGAG ATCGTCTGGACACTGCTACAAAACAGCGAGTAACCAAAGATGTTGAATCTGCCAACCAGAAGCAGCAAGCCTTCGCCAAGCTCCTCGAACAAA atGAGGAGCAGCAGCGGGAGGTGCAGCGTCTGCGTGGCTCCGGGGAGGGAGTGGCTTCGGCGCCGGGAGGTTATGGATGGCCCTGGGGTCGCAGAGACCCGAACTTGGCCCTGGAGGAGGAGCTTATGGGAAGAGGGC gAAAGAGCCTCTCTGATGACCAGACGGCTGCTGCAGTGTCTCCTCTGTCCCGGCCCCCCCACCAACACCCCCGCGCCCCCCTGGCCCTGCCTCTCCCCTACTCCGAGCCCCAGAGAAGGGACTGCAGCAGCCAGTGTGATAGTGATGTCCCAGCCCAGAAGGCTGACCTCACAGTGGATCTTCCCAGCAGTTCAGACACTGCAACAGCCGTGGTAGAAATCCTTATTTAA